The Dreissena polymorpha isolate Duluth1 chromosome 10, UMN_Dpol_1.0, whole genome shotgun sequence genome includes a region encoding these proteins:
- the LOC127849314 gene encoding protocadherin Fat 4-like, translated as MSGLTGFLVMLCMLQYSDAAAVIFTGPAGVAGSPGVYTATVNVVETSVETATLFTVTATPDTTTFAFTDNGNPDSIATITDGVVKLAASKTLDKETKSSYTFTITGTNAPESSTLTVTLTVTNKLEFAKTSYAVCVADGTVEGTVIGTYTVVDAVSGTDTVTYSNAPATDLIVDAATGVLKVATGKTLTSATTGGYITIITADQTGTNAAASADGTTEVKVTVGGCSGTGASVTGWTEAPFTLTNGQGTATITGSVTIKVAENIVPGDTLFSAVAAGAISYTITSGNTGSVMQISAAGVVTLAAGKSLDFETTPSYTLVITATGASGSPGVANLTVNIKNVLEFGKTQYDVCMADGSTADTTVGTYTVKDNTGGATVTYAITSGNTNSDFTFTAAGELKVSTGKTLAQKTTEQYTVVLAATESGSPAVADLGSTTVSITVGTCGCSAVAATLGLTLLAVVVAVSA; from the exons ATGAGTGGATTGACAGGATTCCTTGTGATGCTCTGCATGTTGCAGTACTCAG ATGCTGCTGCTGTGATCTTCACTGGACCAGCGGGAGTAGCGGGAAGTCCGGGAGTTTACACAGCAACAGTAAACGTGGTGGAAACGAGTGTCGAAACAGCCACACTTTTCACTGTGACGGCTACCCCGGACACTACCACATTTGCATTTACTGATAATGGGAATCCAGACTCGATTGCTACAATCACTGACGGAGTAGTGAAACTGGCAGCCTCTAAAACCTTAGACAAGGAAACGAAATCATCATACACGTTCACAATAAC CGGCACCAATGCCCCGGAGTCTTCAACTTTAACTGTCACCCTTACTGTTACAAACAAGCTTGAGTTTGCAAAGACAAGCTACGCTGTTTGTGTAGCTGATGGCACTGTTGAAG GGACTGTGATTGGGACCTACACAGTTGTTGATGCTGTTTCAGGAACAGACACCGTGACCTACAGTAATG CTCCTGCTACAGACCTGATTGTTGACGCCGCAACTGGCGTTCTCAAAGTTGCGACGGGCAAGACACTGACAAGCGCTACAACTGGCGGATACATAACAATAATCACTGCAGACCAGACTGGAACGAATGCAGCAGCCTCAGCGGATGGTACAACTGAAGTTAAGGTCACGGTCGGAGGGTGTAGTGGAACTG GCGCATCGGTCACTGGTTGGACGGAGGCGCCGTTTACGTTAACTAACGGCCAAGGTACTGCAACTATCACTGGTTCCGTGACAATTAAGGTCGCAGAAAATATTGTCCCTGGTGACACCCTTTTCAGTGCGGTCGCTGCGGGTGCAATTTCGTACACCATAACGTCCGGCAACACCGGCAGTGTGATGCAGATCAGTGCAGCCGGTGTCGTCACGTTGGCTGCCGGAAAGAGTCTCGACTTTGAAACCACGCCTTCTTATACCTTAGTTATAAC TGCAACGGGTGCAAGCGGGAGTCCGGGTGTCGCTAATCTTACGGTCAACATTAAAAACGTCCTCGAGTTCGGAAAGACTCAGTATGACGTCTGTATGGCCGACGGATCGACCGCAG aCACGACCGTAGGAACATACACCGTGAAGGACAATACCGGTGGAGCAACTGTTACCTACGCAATTACAT ccGGGAACACAAACAGCGATTTCACCTTTACTGCAGCCGGCGAGCTAAAGGTATCAACTGGAAAGACGCTGGCTCAGAAAACCACCGAGCAATACACGGTGGTGCTGGCGGCGACGGAATCCGGATCACCCGCAGTCGCTGACCTTGGATCTACCACAGTCTCAATTACCGTGGGCACATGCGGATGCTCTGCCGTGGCGGCGACATTGGGGCTCACTTTGCTTGCGGTGGTCGTTGCCGTTTCCGCTTAA